The window CCGCCGAGCTCCGCGCCTCCGCCGCCCGCGCGGCCGCCACCGGCGACTTCACGGTGGCCGTCGAGGAGGCCTTCCGCGGACTCGCGCGCGGTCTCACCGAGCGCACCATCGTGACGACCTCCCCCGGCACGACCGCCCAGGACTTCTCGCGCCGCGCCGCCACCGCCTTCCCCGCCGCGGGCGGCGAGCTCGCCGATGGCGCCGCGCTCTTCGACGGCGTGCGCTACCTCGACCGCCCGGCCGACCGGGCCGGCTACGACCGCATCGTCGCCCTCGATCGCAAGCTGCAGACCGAGCGCCCCGCGGCGCTGGAGGCCGTGCCTGCCGAGCTGGTGCGATGAGCGTCGCCCCGCCTCCGGCGCCTGCCCGTGCATCCGCCGACGCCGCCCCCGGCACCGGCTCGGAGCCCGCCGACGCCCGCACCGACGCCGTCAGCGAGACCCCGCGGCTGCGCACCACCCTGCGCCGCCGGCTGTTCTGGATCGCCGCGATCGTGCTCGCCGTCCTCGGCGCCCTGTTCACCGTCTTCTCCAGCGCCTCGGGCATCCCCGACGGCGAGCGCTTCTCGATCGGCAACGCCGGTGCGAGCGGCAGCCGCGCGGTCGCCGAGGTGCTCCGCCAGCAGGGCGTCGACGTGGTCGAGGCCACCACCCTCGACGAGGCGCGGGCAGCGGTCGACGCAGACGGCGGCCGGGCGGGGATCCTCTTCTCCGACGCCTCGGGCTACCTCGACGCCGACGGCCGCGACGCCGTGCGGGGCATCGCCGAGGGCGGCGCCGACCTCGTGCTGGTGGAGCCGGGCTCCGACGAGCTCGAGTCGATGACCGACGGCATCGCCAACGCGGGGGCCGCCGAGGACGACGCCTCGGTGGCGGCCGGATGCACGCTGCCGGCCGCCGAGCGCGCCGGAACGATCTCCCAGCCCTCGTGGGCCTACCGCCTGCTCGACGCGGGCGAGGCCGGAGCCGCCGCAGCCGGCACGGACACCCTCACCTGCTTCCCCGCCGGAGGCGACTCCTTCGCCGTGCTGCAGCAGCCGGCCGGCGACGGAACGGTGACCGTGCTCGGGGCCGGCGACGCCCTGACCAACGGATCCGTCGCCCTGCAGGGGAACGCGGCGCTCGTGCTCGGCCTCCTGGGCACCCACGAGACCCTGGTCTGGTACCAGCCCGGTTACGAGGACTTCGACGGGGCGACGCCGACGCTCGGCGAGCTGACCCCGGGCTGGGTCACCCCGGTCATCCTGGTGCTGCTGCTCACCTCGGTCGCGGCCGGGATCTGGCGCGGCCGACGGTTCGGCCCCGTCGTGGTCGAGAACCTGCCCGTCACCGTGCGCGCCTCCGAGACGATGGAGGGCCGCGCCCGGCTCTACGCCCGGCAGTCGGCGCACGGCCGGGCACTCGACGCCCTGCGCATCGGCACGATCGCGCGGCTCACCGTGGCGCTGAACCTGCCGCGCTACGCCCCGGTGGTGGAGGTCAGCCGCTCGGTGGCGAACAGCACCGGCCGCCGCGTCGACGAGGTGCACGACATCCTCGTCGGCGCCGTGCCCCGCTCCGAGCGCGAGCTGATCGAGTACTCCGACCGCCTGCTCGTGCTCGAGCAGCAGGTCGCCGCGAACAGG of the Herbiconiux flava genome contains:
- a CDS encoding DUF4350 domain-containing protein, which gives rise to MSVAPPPAPARASADAAPGTGSEPADARTDAVSETPRLRTTLRRRLFWIAAIVLAVLGALFTVFSSASGIPDGERFSIGNAGASGSRAVAEVLRQQGVDVVEATTLDEARAAVDADGGRAGILFSDASGYLDADGRDAVRGIAEGGADLVLVEPGSDELESMTDGIANAGAAEDDASVAAGCTLPAAERAGTISQPSWAYRLLDAGEAGAAAAGTDTLTCFPAGGDSFAVLQQPAGDGTVTVLGAGDALTNGSVALQGNAALVLGLLGTHETLVWYQPGYEDFDGATPTLGELTPGWVTPVILVLLLTSVAAGIWRGRRFGPVVVENLPVTVRASETMEGRARLYARQSAHGRALDALRIGTIARLTVALNLPRYAPVVEVSRSVANSTGRRVDEVHDILVGAVPRSERELIEYSDRLLVLEQQVAANRPR